From Stenotrophomonas nitritireducens, the proteins below share one genomic window:
- a CDS encoding DUF488 family protein translates to MKLPFFTIGHSDRSLDTFAGLLKQADVTHVADIRKMPRSKANPQFNEDSLVNWLATLGIGYEHIAALGGLRAKTVQVPADVNGFWINRSFHNYADYALSSHFNDGITHLIEQGRKQRCVMMCAEAVWWRCHRRIVADHLIARGEAVFHIMSENRIEPAQLTPGAVIESDLRVIYPEENQGL, encoded by the coding sequence ATGAAGCTTCCCTTCTTTACTATCGGTCATTCCGACCGCAGCCTGGACACCTTCGCCGGACTGCTAAAGCAAGCAGATGTCACCCACGTGGCGGACATCCGAAAAATGCCTAGATCCAAAGCAAATCCTCAGTTCAACGAGGACAGCCTTGTGAACTGGCTGGCAACGCTTGGCATAGGGTATGAACATATCGCAGCGCTAGGCGGCCTACGCGCGAAGACCGTGCAGGTGCCCGCTGATGTGAACGGCTTCTGGATCAACCGTAGCTTCCACAACTACGCCGACTATGCGCTGTCATCGCACTTCAATGACGGGATAACGCACTTGATTGAACAAGGGCGCAAGCAGCGCTGCGTGATGATGTGCGCCGAAGCCGTATGGTGGCGCTGCCATCGCCGCATCGTCGCCGACCATCTCATTGCGCGCGGAGAGGCCGTGTTCCACATCATGAGCGAGAACCGCATCGAGCCGGCCCAACTCACGCCAGGCGCCGTCATCGAATCCGACTTGCGCGTCATCTACCCCGAAGAGAATCAGGGCTTGTGA
- a CDS encoding DNA-3-methyladenine glycosylase has protein sequence MSFPALPRAFYHRDPRIVAPELLNKLLVRDDGRVGRIVEVEAYCGQEDPAAHSYRGQTRRNATMFGPCGHLYVYLNYGMHWGANAVCGEIGQGVGVLMRAIEPVAGIELMRQARHYPAKETEIGSGPGRLTQAMGITGDLDGADIVRNDRGISIASDGTPPPEVPDVGPRIGIRHAVDQPWRWHVPAHPHVSHLHRNRQR, from the coding sequence GTGAGTTTTCCAGCCCTCCCCCGCGCCTTCTACCACCGCGACCCACGCATCGTGGCGCCAGAGCTGCTGAACAAGCTCCTGGTGCGCGACGATGGCCGCGTGGGTCGCATTGTCGAAGTGGAGGCTTACTGTGGTCAGGAAGATCCCGCCGCTCATAGCTACCGTGGCCAAACCCGTCGCAATGCCACGATGTTCGGGCCCTGTGGCCATCTCTATGTCTACTTGAACTACGGCATGCATTGGGGTGCAAACGCCGTATGTGGCGAGATTGGCCAGGGCGTTGGCGTGTTAATGCGCGCCATCGAACCTGTCGCCGGCATCGAACTGATGCGCCAAGCACGCCACTACCCGGCCAAGGAGACGGAGATCGGCTCTGGCCCAGGACGATTGACGCAGGCGATGGGCATCACTGGCGATCTGGATGGCGCCGATATCGTCCGCAATGATCGAGGAATCAGCATCGCCTCCGACGGCACGCCCCCACCTGAGGTGCCCGATGTGGGACCCCGAATAGGGATACGGCATGCCGTAGACCAGCCGTGGCGCTGGCATGTCCCTGCTCACCCCCATGTTTCGCACCTGCACCGCAATCGCCAGCGCTAG
- a CDS encoding DUF2945 domain-containing protein, with product MTRKFKVGDHVCWNSEAGKVSGTIIAVHTEDFVYKNYTHHASKDDPQYEIKSDKTDHIAAHKGGALEYV from the coding sequence GTGACCAGGAAATTCAAAGTGGGTGATCATGTGTGCTGGAACTCAGAGGCGGGCAAGGTATCTGGCACGATCATTGCCGTGCATACCGAAGATTTCGTCTACAAGAACTACACGCACCACGCATCAAAGGACGATCCGCAATACGAGATCAAGAGCGACAAGACTGACCATATTGCCGCCCACAAAGGTGGCGCGCTTGAGTATGTATAG
- a CDS encoding DUF1345 domain-containing protein, which yields MIKLSHARASFYLAAVAGLLAWGWALYAVPYLALVVGVDVFFIAYLVRTLAAVPSFDAQRMRENAGHRDEPLWLVLIITLAAAALAVILVITVSGQKDRDAIALVMTLASLPLAWATIHAMMAWHYAHMYWRKADKEEADSADGYHGGLIFPGGKPPGARDFLYFSFIIGVAAQTADVSISSSRIRAVSLLHSLVAFTFNTVLLAAVVNVVVSLA from the coding sequence ATGATCAAGCTGTCGCATGCCCGAGCTAGCTTCTACCTCGCCGCCGTTGCTGGTCTTCTGGCATGGGGTTGGGCCCTTTACGCCGTGCCCTACCTGGCGTTGGTGGTGGGCGTGGATGTGTTCTTCATCGCCTATCTGGTGCGCACCCTCGCTGCGGTGCCTTCCTTTGATGCCCAACGGATGAGAGAAAATGCTGGGCACCGAGATGAGCCGTTATGGTTGGTCTTGATCATCACCCTGGCTGCGGCAGCGCTGGCCGTGATCCTGGTGATAACCGTGAGTGGACAGAAGGATCGCGATGCCATCGCCTTGGTGATGACGTTGGCGTCATTGCCGCTGGCATGGGCCACGATCCACGCGATGATGGCCTGGCACTACGCTCACATGTATTGGCGAAAAGCGGACAAGGAAGAGGCCGATAGCGCGGATGGCTACCACGGCGGCCTGATATTCCCCGGCGGAAAGCCTCCTGGCGCCAGGGATTTTCTCTACTTCTCATTCATCATTGGCGTCGCGGCGCAGACGGCGGATGTTTCCATTTCGTCTTCGCGCATCCGAGCGGTCAGTTTGCTGCATTCGTTGGTTGCTTTTACATTCAATACGGTGCTCCTGGCAGCCGTCGTCAATGTCGTGGTTTCGCTGGCTTAG
- a CDS encoding HAD family hydrolase — protein MPRASTAFLFDLDGTLIDSVYQHVLAWKEALDREGVDLPVWKIHRKIGMSGGLFTHILLRETGLDITQERLARLRQYHAEAYGRFSREGSVHPLPGARELLDFLSGASILWAIATSGRMETAGPNIAALGVDPAQVPVITRDLVRHAKPDPDLFIAAAERLGVDITQCLVIGDSIWDMLAAQRARSLGVGVLSGGYGQEELERAGAFRVYEDPADLLRHIDEVAARS, from the coding sequence ATGCCGCGAGCCTCAACCGCATTCCTCTTCGATCTCGATGGAACCCTGATCGATAGCGTCTATCAGCATGTGCTGGCATGGAAGGAGGCGCTGGATCGGGAGGGCGTTGATCTGCCGGTGTGGAAGATACATCGCAAGATCGGGATGAGCGGCGGCCTATTCACCCATATCCTGCTGCGCGAGACGGGCTTGGATATCACGCAGGAGCGTCTAGCCAGGCTTCGGCAGTATCACGCCGAAGCCTATGGGCGATTCTCCCGGGAGGGCTCAGTGCACCCTCTTCCCGGGGCGCGCGAGCTGCTGGACTTCCTCAGTGGCGCATCCATTCTGTGGGCGATCGCGACCAGTGGCCGCATGGAGACGGCGGGACCCAACATCGCGGCGTTGGGCGTGGACCCAGCTCAGGTGCCCGTCATCACCCGGGACCTCGTCCGGCATGCCAAACCAGATCCGGATCTCTTCATTGCCGCGGCGGAGCGGCTCGGGGTAGACATCACGCAGTGCCTGGTCATCGGCGACAGCATCTGGGACATGCTCGCGGCCCAACGGGCTAGATCGTTGGGCGTTGGCGTGCTCTCGGGTGGGTATGGGCAAGAAGAGCTCGAGCGTGCGGGTGCCTTTCGTGTTTACGAGGATCCGGCGGATCTGTTGCGGCACATCGATGAGGTTGCGGCGCGCAGCTAG